From Streptomyces asiaticus, one genomic window encodes:
- a CDS encoding fibronectin type III domain-containing protein has product MSEYVRSRIRTVREARKAAPRAAVAAAVLATLATLGAAFGGTADAVARGPRLTADVYVAPNGDDRAPGTRTAPVRTPERARDLVRKRVPHQSADLTVHLAPGTYRLDRPLVLDSRDSGGNGHRVIWQGSRGTVFSGGRAVRGWRPVKGGAGLWSAPAPAGLDNTRQLYVNGVRAQRARGPIPVTLTATATGYTASADTLARWRNPSDIEFVYPSGEALWNIRQYGLGPWTEPRCPIGSMTGTTVTMAQPCWDNSTRRVEFPDIPGRSINMVGPAKLTGGALPGYVENAFEVLDQPGEWYLDRHTHTVYYRPRSGENPRTADVEAPVLEKLVDGRGTGRAPLHDIALRGIEFSYATWLTPSSPEGFSEVQAGYTVTGPEGWKTQGLCEYTPGGTCPYASWTKMPGNVAISHGRDIEFSDDSFTHLGAAGLELGTGTKNATVRGNVFTDISGNGMEIGGVDAPQPGSDADLTRAVSVTNNHLYALPREYHGGVAILNGYTRDNTIAHNQIDHVAYSAISMGWGGWPDKIGKPATANVSRDNRVADNLIFDYMQALDDGAGVYTQGLTGSSLDNGEKITGNVIHDGWGLGRTVYTDNGCTYVTVEGNVLYGAQANVLSAHVDYRDDLGNNDPTRIVGNYWEQGDPDRNDKGVVTSGNHILADPSEAPADIVAGAGLEPRYRGLLGRTFAADSVPEAPTRVGDFAADGSVYVTWNPSYVEGGDPVTSYTVTASGGSRSVSTTIRAADFKRTAYAIVRGLDDGTPYTVTVTARNKAGVSEVSLPAAPVTPTADGPGALPGAPTGVKANADATAATVSWTPPKATGDTPVIGYRITGSDGRVTTVTGRDVLASQPRAKGMLRVIGNLRPATAYTFSIAALTATGTGPSVNVSVTTANG; this is encoded by the coding sequence ATGTCGGAGTACGTACGCTCACGCATCCGGACCGTCCGCGAGGCCCGTAAGGCGGCCCCGAGAGCCGCCGTCGCCGCCGCCGTCTTAGCCACTCTCGCCACCCTCGGCGCCGCCTTCGGCGGCACCGCCGACGCCGTCGCGCGCGGGCCCCGCCTCACCGCCGATGTCTATGTCGCGCCCAACGGCGACGACCGCGCGCCCGGCACCCGCACCGCCCCCGTCCGCACCCCCGAGCGCGCCCGGGACCTCGTACGGAAGCGCGTCCCGCACCAAAGCGCCGACCTTACGGTGCACCTCGCGCCGGGCACGTACCGCCTCGACCGCCCGCTCGTCCTCGACTCCCGTGACTCCGGGGGCAATGGCCACCGCGTCATCTGGCAGGGCAGCAGGGGCACCGTGTTCAGCGGTGGGCGGGCGGTCCGGGGCTGGCGGCCGGTCAAGGGCGGCGCCGGGCTGTGGTCGGCGCCCGCGCCCGCCGGGCTGGACAACACCCGGCAGCTGTATGTGAACGGCGTCCGCGCCCAGCGGGCGCGCGGGCCGATCCCGGTCACCCTCACCGCCACCGCCACCGGTTACACCGCGTCCGCCGACACCCTCGCCCGCTGGCGCAACCCGTCGGACATCGAGTTCGTCTACCCCAGCGGTGAGGCGCTGTGGAACATCCGGCAGTACGGACTCGGCCCGTGGACCGAACCGCGCTGCCCCATCGGCTCGATGACCGGCACCACCGTCACCATGGCCCAGCCGTGCTGGGACAACTCCACCAGGCGCGTGGAGTTCCCCGACATCCCCGGCCGCAGCATCAACATGGTCGGCCCCGCCAAGCTCACCGGCGGCGCGCTGCCCGGCTATGTCGAGAACGCCTTCGAGGTCCTGGACCAGCCCGGGGAGTGGTACCTCGACCGGCACACCCACACCGTCTACTACCGCCCGCGCTCCGGCGAGAACCCGCGCACCGCCGACGTGGAGGCGCCGGTCCTGGAGAAGCTGGTCGACGGGCGGGGCACCGGGCGCGCGCCGCTGCACGACATCGCCCTGCGCGGGATCGAGTTCTCGTACGCCACCTGGCTCACCCCCTCCTCACCCGAGGGCTTCTCCGAGGTGCAGGCGGGCTATACGGTGACCGGCCCGGAGGGCTGGAAGACCCAGGGGCTGTGCGAGTACACCCCGGGCGGTACCTGCCCGTACGCCTCCTGGACCAAGATGCCCGGCAACGTGGCCATCAGCCACGGCCGTGACATCGAGTTCTCCGACGACTCCTTCACCCACCTCGGCGCCGCCGGGCTCGAACTCGGCACGGGGACGAAGAACGCGACCGTACGCGGCAATGTCTTCACCGACATCTCCGGCAACGGCATGGAGATCGGCGGGGTGGACGCCCCACAGCCGGGCAGCGACGCCGACCTCACCCGCGCGGTGTCGGTGACGAACAACCACCTCTACGCGCTGCCCCGCGAGTACCACGGCGGCGTCGCCATCCTCAACGGCTACACCCGCGACAACACCATCGCCCACAACCAGATCGACCACGTCGCCTACTCGGCGATCTCGATGGGCTGGGGCGGCTGGCCCGACAAGATCGGCAAACCGGCCACCGCCAATGTCTCCCGCGACAACCGGGTGGCCGACAACCTCATCTTCGACTACATGCAGGCGCTCGACGACGGCGCCGGCGTCTACACCCAGGGCCTCACCGGAAGCTCCCTCGACAACGGCGAGAAGATCACCGGCAATGTCATCCACGACGGGTGGGGGCTGGGCCGGACCGTCTACACCGACAACGGCTGCACCTACGTGACGGTCGAGGGCAACGTCCTCTACGGCGCTCAGGCCAACGTCCTCAGCGCCCACGTCGACTACCGCGACGACCTCGGCAACAACGACCCGACCCGCATCGTCGGCAACTACTGGGAGCAGGGCGACCCCGACAGGAACGACAAGGGCGTGGTGACCAGCGGCAACCACATCCTGGCCGACCCGTCCGAGGCACCGGCCGACATCGTGGCCGGAGCCGGTCTCGAACCCCGCTACCGGGGGCTGCTCGGCCGCACGTTCGCCGCCGACTCCGTGCCCGAAGCACCCACCCGGGTGGGCGACTTCGCGGCGGACGGCTCGGTGTACGTCACCTGGAACCCGTCGTACGTCGAGGGCGGCGACCCCGTCACGTCGTACACGGTGACCGCTTCGGGCGGTTCGCGGTCCGTCTCCACCACCATCCGGGCCGCCGACTTCAAGCGCACCGCCTACGCGATCGTCCGCGGGCTCGACGACGGGACCCCGTACACGGTCACCGTCACCGCCCGCAACAAGGCCGGTGTGAGCGAGGTGTCCCTCCCCGCGGCCCCCGTGACCCCCACCGCCGACGGCCCCGGCGCCCTGCCCGGCGCCCCCACCGGGGTCAAGGCCAACGCCGATGCCACGGCCGCGACGGTGTCCTGGACGCCGCCCAAGGCCACGGGGGACACCCCGGTCATCGGCTACCGGATCACCGGCTCGGACGGCCGCGTGACCACTGTGACCGGCCGCGACGTCCTGGCCTCCCAGCCCAGGGCCAAGGGGATGCTGCGGGTGATCGGCAACCTGCGCCCGGCCACCGCGTACACCTTCTCGATCGCGGCCCTGACCGCCACGGGCACCGGCCCGTCGGTGAATGTGTCCGTCACGACTGCGAATGGTTAA
- a CDS encoding cupin produces MDDLTTLARHHLDQAKADPHGRSAHLFLHDGPLRQSVIAMVSGCELDEHNAPPAASLQVLHGHVRLTGGGDRLDLIAGQVQELPHERHGLRALEDSVVLLTAVTATHGCPTPYENAATA; encoded by the coding sequence ATGGATGACCTCACCACGCTCGCGCGCCACCATCTGGACCAGGCCAAGGCCGATCCGCACGGGCGCAGCGCACATCTGTTCCTGCATGACGGCCCGCTGCGGCAGAGCGTGATCGCCATGGTCTCCGGCTGTGAGCTCGACGAGCACAACGCTCCCCCGGCGGCCAGTCTCCAGGTGCTGCACGGGCATGTACGGCTGACCGGCGGCGGTGACCGGCTGGATCTCATCGCGGGCCAGGTGCAGGAGTTGCCGCACGAACGGCACGGGTTGCGGGCGCTGGAGGACTCGGTGGTGCTGCTGACGGCCGTGACCGCGACGCATGGCTGTCCCACGCCCTACGAGAACGCGGCCACCGCCTGA
- the cutA gene encoding divalent-cation tolerance protein CutA, whose product MADYLTVLTTTDTPEKAEALARGAIEARLAACAQISQPVTSVYRWEGEVETAAEWQVLFKTTAARYDELEAHIREAHDYETPEVIATPIVNGSEDYLAWVVSETTIG is encoded by the coding sequence GTGGCCGACTACCTGACCGTACTGACCACCACCGACACCCCCGAGAAGGCCGAGGCGCTGGCCCGTGGGGCGATCGAGGCCCGGCTGGCGGCCTGTGCGCAGATCAGCCAGCCCGTGACATCCGTGTACCGGTGGGAGGGGGAGGTCGAGACGGCGGCCGAGTGGCAGGTGCTGTTCAAGACCACCGCCGCGCGCTACGACGAGCTGGAGGCGCATATCCGCGAGGCGCACGACTACGAGACCCCCGAGGTCATCGCGACGCCCATCGTGAACGGCAGCGAGGACTACCTGGCGTGGGTGGTGTCGGAGACGACCATCGGCTGA
- a CDS encoding SanA/YdcF family protein, with the protein MLRWVRGRLRLPRTRRGWRRLVQGGVLVCVLALLPATWLRLSTDDRIHTVADVPSAPVGVVFGAGLWNGEPSPYLAHRLDAAVRLYEAGRVHALLVTGDNSRHDYDEPDAMRAYLVKRGVPDRRIVSDFAGFDTWDSCARARRVFGVHKAVLVSQGFHVRRALALCGAAGIDAYGVAVDEPHDVTWYFGGTREVVAAGKAALDAAFEPDPRFLGPRERGIEEALAERGAGSGAGAGAGSGAGAR; encoded by the coding sequence ATGCTGAGGTGGGTTCGGGGGCGGTTGCGGTTGCCGCGGACGCGGCGGGGGTGGCGGCGGCTGGTGCAGGGGGGTGTCCTCGTCTGCGTACTGGCCCTGCTCCCCGCGACCTGGCTGCGGCTGAGCACGGACGACCGGATCCATACGGTCGCCGATGTGCCCTCGGCCCCGGTCGGGGTGGTCTTCGGGGCGGGGCTGTGGAACGGGGAGCCGTCGCCGTATCTGGCGCACCGGCTGGACGCCGCCGTACGGCTCTACGAGGCCGGCAGGGTCCATGCGCTGCTGGTCACGGGGGACAACAGCCGCCATGACTACGACGAGCCGGACGCGATGCGCGCGTATCTCGTCAAGCGCGGGGTCCCGGACCGGCGGATCGTGAGCGACTTCGCGGGGTTCGACACCTGGGACTCCTGCGCCCGGGCCCGGCGGGTCTTCGGGGTGCACAAGGCGGTGCTGGTGAGCCAGGGGTTCCATGTCCGCCGGGCGCTGGCGCTGTGCGGGGCGGCGGGGATCGACGCGTACGGGGTCGCGGTCGACGAGCCGCACGATGTGACCTGGTACTTCGGTGGCACGCGGGAGGTCGTGGCGGCGGGCAAGGCGGCGCTGGACGCGGCGTTCGAGCCGGATCCGCGTTTTCTGGGGCCGCGGGAGCGGGGGATCGAGGAGGCGCTGGCGGAGCGGGGCGCGGGCTCGGGTGCGGGTGCGGGTGCGGGCTCGGGCGCGGGCGCGCGTTGA
- a CDS encoding adenosine deaminase, translating into MPPIPTAELHLHIEGTLEPDLAFALAGRNGVELPFATEEELRAAYSFGDLQDFLDLYYALMTVLRTEDDFADLTNAYLARARAQGVRHAEIFFDPQAHTVRGVEIDTVIRGIGRALDAAPRAYGITTRLIMCFLRDESAESALATFEAARPHLDRIAAVGLDSAEVGNPPSKFREVYALARQAGLKCVAHAGEEGPPAYVWEALDVLGVDRVDHGVRSLEDEALVARLVADRTPLTVCPLSNVRLRVVDRLEDHPLPAMLDAGLLVTVNSDDPAYFGGYVGDNYTAVRDALGLDEATLRTLARNSFQAAFLDEETRAAYLKQVENWSRGRG; encoded by the coding sequence ATGCCCCCGATCCCCACCGCAGAGCTCCATCTCCATATCGAGGGCACCCTGGAGCCCGATCTGGCCTTCGCGCTCGCCGGGCGCAATGGGGTCGAGCTGCCGTTCGCCACCGAGGAGGAGCTGCGGGCCGCCTACTCCTTCGGTGACCTCCAGGACTTCCTGGACCTCTACTACGCGCTGATGACCGTGTTGCGCACCGAGGACGACTTCGCCGACCTCACCAACGCGTACCTGGCCCGCGCCCGTGCGCAGGGCGTGCGGCATGCGGAGATCTTCTTCGACCCGCAGGCGCACACCGTGCGCGGTGTGGAGATCGACACGGTCATCCGTGGCATCGGCCGCGCGCTGGACGCCGCGCCGCGCGCGTACGGCATCACCACGCGCCTGATCATGTGCTTCCTGCGCGACGAGAGCGCCGAGTCGGCCCTGGCCACCTTCGAGGCGGCCCGGCCCCATCTGGACCGGATCGCCGCCGTCGGACTGGACTCGGCGGAGGTCGGGAACCCGCCGTCGAAGTTCCGCGAGGTGTACGCGCTGGCGCGGCAGGCCGGGCTGAAGTGCGTCGCGCACGCGGGGGAGGAGGGGCCGCCCGCGTATGTGTGGGAGGCGCTGGACGTCCTCGGCGTGGACCGTGTCGACCACGGGGTGCGGAGCCTGGAGGACGAGGCGCTGGTGGCCCGGCTGGTCGCGGACCGCACCCCGCTGACCGTCTGCCCCCTGTCGAACGTCCGGCTGCGCGTCGTGGACCGCCTCGAGGACCATCCGCTGCCCGCGATGCTGGACGCCGGTCTGCTGGTGACGGTCAATTCCGACGACCCCGCCTACTTCGGCGGCTACGTGGGCGACAACTACACCGCCGTACGGGACGCGCTCGGCCTCGACGAGGCCACCCTGCGCACCCTGGCCCGCAACTCCTTCCAGGCCGCCTTCCTCGACGAGGAGACGCGGGCGGCGTATCTGAAGCAGGTCGAGAACTGGAGCCGAGGCCGAGGCTGA